A single region of the Drosophila miranda strain MSH22 chromosome 2, D.miranda_PacBio2.1, whole genome shotgun sequence genome encodes:
- the LOC108155794 gene encoding homeobox protein prospero isoform X4, translated as MMSSEEYDADCFGLYSDESTVLLKAVVEAQPPHSSSNGHTTPTQAQLQLQAQAQINGDGSSTANSGESKYGEQQKEQQQKEKEPNDCDSDDSDDVVVVLEGCEGSSSNSNSSSGKASAAKANSNCRNSRTHRSPRTSRQIIHSSAVGKTTTCAAKKILVPATATATATSKSSNSSATVVPVPVPIPVPVSGSSASANKVNRRSRHRSLSKDNQNLNQNQNQQQTTSSICNSNNHNSNSNGNNGCNNGGTTATAAGFMSSAAAAAAGAAGGALFQPQPQASTANTSPTLSLNPSSHQTAAVGGGQQSPVASSNSPGSGSVSGSGSGSASSLLTAAFGNLFGGSSAKMLNELFGRQMKQAQDATSGLPQSLDNAMLAAAMETATSAELLSAAGLVGSHLNATSNATSKLLLHNNNSLPGSNSTPLSNGLNASISPGSAHSSSHSHHANSSPKGGSSRRVSACSDRSLDGAASAAASAADVAGGSPPRAASVSSLNGGASSGDQQLQHDLVAHHMLRNILQGKKELMQLDQELRTAMQQQQMQQQEKEQQQQQLHSKLNNNTNASNNNNHNNNNNSVAATNNNNNMESINLIEDTEMADIKIKSEPQTVPQPQQSPHGSSHSSRSGSGSGSHSSSHSLASDGSLRRKSSDSMDSSGAREEADGDGEDETAVRASSAVDEQQQQQQQLATKKESVEDMLDEAELLGMHSTRGSDLESLASPSHSDMMLLDNSKDDVLDDDEDDDCVEQKRDQGCLKKPGMELKRARVENIVSGMRCSPSSIVQAGQLQVNGCKKRKLYQPQQHAMERYVAAAAGLNFGLNLQSMMLDQDDSEQSNELESPQIQQKRVEKNALKSQLRSMQEQLAEMQQKYVQLCTRMEQESECQELDNDQDPDPEQDLDPEQEQEQEPEQDNGSSDNIELSPSPTLTGGDISPAHKEEAGGQERPGSSSPKPKTALSESGAPNSTNMLSQMMSKMMSSKLHNPLVGHPALPQGFPPLLQHMGDMSHAAAMYQQFFFEQEARMAKEAAEQQQQQQQQQQQQHQQQQQEQQRRFEQEQQEQRRKEVQEQQQQIQRQQQHLQQLQQQQMEQQQQQQQHVATAPRPPQMHHPAPARLPTRLGGAAAAHSALKSELSEKFQMLRNSNNSSMMRMSGTDLEGLADVLKSEITTSLSALVDTIVTRFVHQRRLFSKQADSVTAAAEQLNKDLLLASQILDRKSPRTKVADRGGPGAQNGPTPTTQSAAAMFQAPKTPQGMNPVAAAALYNSMTGPFCLPPDQQQQQQQQAAQQAQQQQQSVQQQQQQSAQQTQQQLEQNEALSLVVTPKKKRHKVTDTRITPRTVSRILAQDGVVPPNPNGQQNATPLQQQQQQQQQQSNGGGNSNATPAQSPTGRSQSVGGGGGGGGAGAYHPQPPPPPPPMMPVSLPTSVAIPNPSLHESKVFSPYSPFFNPHAGGQPTAAQMHQHHHQHQHQMQLSSSPPGSLGALMDSRDSPPLPHPPSMLHPALLAAAHHGGSPDYKTCLRAVMDAQDRQSECNSADMSFDGMQPTISFFKQQQEQLEQQSLQSMLMVNSKHCESLTPLHSSTLTPMHLRKAKLMFFWVRYPSSAVLKMYFPDIKFNKNNTAQLVKWFSNFREFYYIQMEKYARQAVTEGIKTPDDLLIAGDSELYRVLNLHYNRNNHIEVPQNFRFVVEQTLREFFRAIQGGKDTEQSWKKSIYKIISRMDDPVPEYFKSPNFLEQLE; from the exons ATGATGTCATCAGAGGAGTACGACGCGGACTGTTTCGGTTTGTACAGCGATGAGAGCACCGTGCTGCTGAAGGCGGTCGTGGAGGCGCAACCACCACACTCAAGCAGCAACGGGCACACGACACCAACACAGgcacagctacagctacaggcacaggcacagatAAACGGCGACGGCAGCAGCACGGCGAATTCCGGCGAGAGCAAGTACGGCGAACAGCAGAaggaacagcaacagaaagagaaagagcCGAACGACTGCGACTCGGACGACTCGGACGACGTCGTGGTCGTGCTCGAAGGCTGcgaaggcagcagcagcaacagcaacagcagcagcggaaaaGCCAGCGCCGCGAAGGCGAACAGCAATTGTCGGAACAGTCGGACCCATCGCAGCCCGCGCACCAGTCGGCAAATCATTCATTCTTCGGCCGTCGGCAAGACAACAACGTGCGCGGCTAAAAAAATACTTgtgccagcgacagcgacagcgacagccacTTCGAAGAGTTCGAATTCAAGCGCGACCgtcgtgcccgtgcccgtgcccatACCCGTACCCGTATCCGGTAGTAGTGCTAGTGCCAACAAAGTGAATCGTCGTTCGCGCCACAGATCCTTGAGCAAAGACAACCAAAACctaaaccaaaaccaaaaccaacaacagaCCACAAGCAGCATTTGCAATAGCAACAATCataacagcaacagcaacggcaacaacgGTTGCAACAACGGCGGCACAACGGCAACCGCTGCTGGCTTCATGAGTAGCGCTGCTGCGGCCGCTGCGGGTGCCGCTGGTGGAGCCCTGTTCCAACCCCAACCGCAGGCCAGCACGGCCAACACGAGCCCCACGCTCAGTCTCAATCCCTCGAGCCACCAGACCGCCGCAGTCGGCGGGGGCCAACAGTCGCCGGTAGCCAGCAGTAATTCGCCCGGTTCCGGATCCGTGTCGGGCTCGGGCTCCGGCTCCGCCTCGTCACTGCTGACGGCTGCCTTCGGCAACCTGTTCGGTGGCTCATCGGCCAAGATGCTGAACGAGCTCTTCGGACGACAGATGAAACAGGCCCAGGACGCCACCAGCGGCCTGCCCCAGAGCCTGGACAACGCGATGCTGGCGGCCGCCATGGAGACGGCCACCAGTGCAGAGCTCCTGAGCGCCGCTGGCCTGGTCGGCAGCCACCTGAATGCCACCTCCAATGCCACATcaaagctgctgctgcacaacaacaacagcctgCCGGGGAGCAACAGCACGCCGCTGAGCAACGGCCTGAATGCCTCGATCTCGCCGGGATCGGCCCACAGTTCGAGCCACTCGCACCATGCCAACTCCTCGCCGAAGGGCGGCAGCAGTCGTCGGGTGTCGGCCTGCAGCGATCGCTCCCTGGATGGGGCGGCCTCCGCGGCAGCCTCTGCCGCCGATGTGGCAGGGGGATCTCCGCCGCGGGCGGCCTCGGTGAGTTCGCTCAACGGCGGCGCCAGCAGCGGCGatcagcagctgcagcacgACCTGGTGGCCCATCACATGCTGCGCAACATTCTGCAGGGCAAGAAGGAGCTCATGCAGCTCGACCAGGAGCTGCGCACCgccatgcagcagcagcagatgcagcagcaggagaaggagcagcagcagcagcagctccactCGAAGctcaacaacaacaccaacgccagcaacaacaataaccacaacaacaacaacaacagtgtGGCAGCcacgaacaacaacaacaacatggAGAGCATCAACCTGATCGAGGACACGGAGATGGCGGACATCAAGATCAAGAGCGAGCCCCAGACAGTGCCCCAGCCGCAGCAGTCGCCGCacggcagcagccacagcagtcgcagcggcagcggcagtggcagccacagcagcagccacagcctgGCCAGCGACGGGAGCCTGCGCCGCAAgtcctcggactcgatggacaGTTCGGGGGCCCGCGAGGAGGCGGACGGCGATGGTGAGGACGAGACGGCGGTCAGGGCGAGCAGCGCCGTggacgagcagcagcagcagcagcagcagctggccacCAAGAAGGAGTCCGTCGAGGACATGCTCGACGAGGCGGAGCTGCTGGGCATGCACTCGACACGCGGCTCCGATCTGGAGTCGCTGGCCTCGCCCTCGCACTCGGATATGATGCTGCTGGACAACAGCAAGGACGATGTGctggacgacgacgaggacgacgACTGTGTGGAGCAGAAGCGCGACCAGGGCTGCCTCAAGAAGCCCGGCATGGAGCTGAAGCGGGCGCGCGTGGAGAACATTGTGTCGGGCATGCGGTGCAGCCCCTCCTCGATCGTCCAGGCGGGCCAGCTGCAGGTGAACGGCTGCAAGAAGCGGAAGCTCtaccagccgcagcagcacGCCATGGAGCGCTATGTGGCAGCCGCCGCGGGCCTCAACTTCGGCCTCAATCTGCAGAGCATGATGCTCGACCAGGACGACAGCGAGCAGTCGAACGAGCTGGAGTCGCCGCAGATCCAGCAGAAGCGCGTCGAGAAGAACGCCCTCAAGTCGCAGCTGCGCTCGATGCAGGAGCAGCTGGCCGAGATGCAGCAGAAGTACGTGCAGCTGTGCACCCGCATGGAGCAGGAGTCCGAGTGCCAGGAGCTGGACAACGACCAGGACCCCGATCCCGAGCAGGACCTGGACCCCgaacaggagcaggagcaggagccagAGCAGGACAACGGCAGCAGCGACAACATTGAGCTGTCGCCCTCCCCCACGCTCACGGGCGGCGACATCAGTCCCGCCCACAAGGAGGAGGCCGGCGGCCAGGAGCGGCCGGGCTCCAGCTCCCCGAAGCCCAAGACGGCGCTGAGCGAGAGCGGGGCCCCCAACAGCACCAACATGCTCTCCCAGATGATGTCCAAGATGATGTCAAGCAAGCTGCACAACCCCCTGGTGGGGCATCCGGCCCTGCCGCAGGGCTTCCCCCCGCTGCTGCAGCACATGGGCGACATGTCGCATGCGGCGGCCATGTACCAGCAGTTCTTCTTCGAGCAGGAGGCACGCATGGCCAAGGAGGCGGccgagcagcaacagcagcagcaacagcaacagcaacagcagcaccagcagcagcagcaggagcagcagcgacGCTtcgagcaggagcagcaggagcaacGCCGCAAGGAGGTGcaagagcaacagcagcagatccagcgccagcagcagcatctgcagcagctgcagcaacagcaaatggagcagcagcagcagcagcagcaacatgtGGCCACGGCGCCGAGACCCCCACAAATGCACCACCCGGCGCCGGCAAGACTGCCTACACGACTGGGcggagccgccgccgcccacAGCGCCCTGAAGTCCGAGTTGTCGGAGAAATTCCAGATGCtgcgcaacagcaacaacagctcgATGATGCGCATGTCCGGCACGGACCTCGAGGGGCTGGCGGACGTCCTGAAGTCGGAGATAACCACCTCGCTGTCGGCACTGGTGGACACGATCGTGACGCGGTTCGTCCACCAGCGGAGGCTGTTCAGCAAGCAGGCGGACTCGGTGACAGCCGCCGCCGAGCAGCTCAACAAGGACCTGCTGCTGGCATCGCAGATACTCGACCGCAAGTCGCCGCGCACCAAAGTGGCGGACAGAGGAGGACCCGGAGCCCAGAACGGCCCCACGCCGACCACACAATCAG CGGCTGCCATGTTCCAGGCGCCCAAGACGCCGCAGGGCATGAATCCGGTGGCCGCCGCCGCGCTCTACAACTCGATGACCGGACCCTTCTGCCTGCCACccgatcagcagcagcaacagcagcagcaggccgcCCAGCAggcgcaacagcagcaacagagcgtccaacagcagcagcagcagagcgcccagcagacgcagcagcagctggagcagAACGAGGCCCTGAGTCTGGTGGTGACGCCCAAGAAGAAGCGCCACAAGGTGACCGACACGCGCATCACCCCGCGCACCGTCAGCCGGATCCTGGCCCAGGACGGCGTCGTCCCGCCCAACCCCAACGGACAACAGAACGCCACTCccctgcaacagcaacagcagcagcagcaacagcagtcgAACGGAGGAGGCAACAGCAATGCCACGCCCGCCCAGAGCCCCACGGGCAGGAGTCAGAgcgtgggaggaggaggcggaggaggtGGAGCAGGAGCGTACCATCCGCAGCCGccgccaccaccgccgcccATGATGCCAGTGTCCTTGCCCACATCGGTGGCCATTCCCAATCCCTCGCTGCACGAGTCCAAGGTCTTCTCGCCCTACAGTCCCTTCTTCAATCCGCACGCGGGCGGGCAGCCGACAGCCGCCCAGATgcaccagcaccaccaccagcaccagcaccagatGCAGCTCTCCTCGAGTCCGCCCGGCAGCCTGGGGGCGCTGATGGACTCGCGCGACTCCCCGCCGCTGCCCCATCCGCCGTCGATGCTGCATCCCGCCCTCCTAGCCGCCGCCCACCACGGCGGATCGCCCGACTACAAGACCTGCCTGCGGGCCGTCATGGACGCCCAGGATCGCCAGTCCGAGTGCAACTCGGCGGACATGTCCTTCGACGGCATGCAGCCTACTATATCCTTTTTCAAACAGCAACAAGAGCAGCTCGAGCAGCAGTCCCTCCAGTCCATGCTGATGGTCAA CAGCAAGCATTGCGAATCCTTGACTCCCCTGCACTCTTCTACATTGACACCGATGCACCTGCGCAAGGCCAAACTGATGTTCTTCTGGGTCCGCTATCCGAGCTCCGCGGTCCTCAAGATGTACTTCCCGGACATCAAGTtcaacaagaacaacacaGCACAATTGGTGAAATGGTTCTCGAATTTCCG AGAATTCTACTACATACAAATGGAGAAATATGCACGACAAGCTGTCACCGAAGGCATCAAGACACCCGATGATCTGTTGATTGCTGGAGATAGTGAATTGTATCGCGTGCTCAATTTGCACTACAATCGCAATAATCACATTGAG GTACCCCAAAACTTTCGCTTCGTCGTTGAACAGACACTGCGGGAGTTTTTCCGTGCAATACAGGGTGGCAAAGACACCGAACAGTCGTGGAAGAAGTCCATATACAAGATCATCTCGCGCATGGACGATCCCGTGCCCGAGTACTTCAAGTCGCCCAATTTTTTAGAGCAGCTGGAATAA
- the LOC108155794 gene encoding homeobox protein prospero isoform X5, producing MMSSEEYDADCFGLYSDESTVLLKAVVEAQPPHSSSNGHTTPTQAQLQLQAQAQINGDGSSTANSGESKYGEQQKEQQQKEKEPNDCDSDDSDDVVVVLEGCEGSSSNSNSSSGKASAAKANSNCRNSRTHRSPRTSRQIIHSSAVGKTTTCAAKKILVPATATATATSKSSNSSATVVPVPVPIPVPVSGSSASANKVNRRSRHRSLSKDNQNLNQNQNQQQTTSSICNSNNHNSNSNGNNGCNNGGTTATAAGFMSSAAAAAAGAAGGALFQPQPQASTANTSPTLSLNPSSHQTAAVGGGQQSPVASSNSPGSGSVSGSGSGSASSLLTAAFGNLFGGSSAKMLNELFGRQMKQAQDATSGLPQSLDNAMLAAAMETATSAELLSAAGLVGSHLNATSNATSKLLLHNNNSLPGSNSTPLSNGLNASISPGSAHSSSHSHHANSSPKGGSSRRVSACSDRSLDGAASAAASAADVAGGSPPRAASVSSLNGGASSGDQQLQHDLVAHHMLRNILQGKKELMQLDQELRTAMQQQQMQQQEKEQQQQQLHSKLNNNTNASNNNNHNNNNNSVAATNNNNNMESINLIEDTEMADIKIKSEPQTVPQPQQSPHGSSHSSRSGSGSGSHSSSHSLASDGSLRRKSSDSMDSSGAREEADGDGEDETAVRASSAVDEQQQQQQQLATKKESVEDMLDEAELLGMHSTRGSDLESLASPSHSDMMLLDNSKDDVLDDDEDDDCVEQKRDQGCLKKPGMELKRARVENIVSGMRCSPSSIVQAGQLQVNGCKKRKLYQPQQHAMERYVAAAAGLNFGLNLQSMMLDQDDSEQSNELESPQIQQKRVEKNALKSQLRSMQEQLAEMQQKYVQLCTRMEQESECQELDNDQDPDPEQDLDPEQEQEQEPEQDNGSSDNIELSPSPTLTGGDISPAHKEEAGGQERPGSSSPKPKTALSESGAPNSTNMLSQMMSKMMSSKLHNPLVGHPALPQGFPPLLQHMGDMSHAAAMYQQFFFEQEARMAKEAAEQQQQQQQQQQQQHQQQQQEQQRRFEQEQQEQRRKEVQEQQQQIQRQQQHLQQLQQQQMEQQQQQQQHVATAPRPPQMHHPAPARLPTRLGGAAAAHSALKSELSEKFQMLRNSNNSSMMRMSGTDLEGLADVLKSEITTSLSALVDTIVTRFVHQRRLFSKQADSVTAAAEQLNKDLLLASQILDRKSPRTKVADRGGPGAQNGPTPTTQSAAAMFQAPKTPQGMNPVAAAALYNSMTGPFCLPPDQQQQQQQQAAQQAQQQQQSVQQQQQQSAQQTQQQLEQNEALSLVVTPKKKRHKVTDTRITPRTVSRILAQDGVVPPNPNGQQNATPLQQQQQQQQQQSNGGGNSNATPAQSPTGRSQSVGGGGGGGGAGAYHPQPPPPPPPMMPVSLPTSVAIPNPSLHESKVFSPYSPFFNPHAGGQPTAAQMHQHHHQHQHQMQLSSSPPGSLGALMDSRDSPPLPHPPSMLHPALLAAAHHGGSPDYKTCLRAVMDAQDRQSECNSADMSFDGMQPTSSTLTPMHLRKAKLMFFWVRYPSSAVLKMYFPDIKFNKNNTAQLVKWFSNFREFYYIQMEKYARQAVTEGIKTPDDLLIAGDSELYRVLNLHYNRNNHIEVPQNFRFVVEQTLREFFRAIQGGKDTEQSWKKSIYKIISRMDDPVPEYFKSPNFLEQLE from the exons ATGATGTCATCAGAGGAGTACGACGCGGACTGTTTCGGTTTGTACAGCGATGAGAGCACCGTGCTGCTGAAGGCGGTCGTGGAGGCGCAACCACCACACTCAAGCAGCAACGGGCACACGACACCAACACAGgcacagctacagctacaggcacaggcacagatAAACGGCGACGGCAGCAGCACGGCGAATTCCGGCGAGAGCAAGTACGGCGAACAGCAGAaggaacagcaacagaaagagaaagagcCGAACGACTGCGACTCGGACGACTCGGACGACGTCGTGGTCGTGCTCGAAGGCTGcgaaggcagcagcagcaacagcaacagcagcagcggaaaaGCCAGCGCCGCGAAGGCGAACAGCAATTGTCGGAACAGTCGGACCCATCGCAGCCCGCGCACCAGTCGGCAAATCATTCATTCTTCGGCCGTCGGCAAGACAACAACGTGCGCGGCTAAAAAAATACTTgtgccagcgacagcgacagcgacagccacTTCGAAGAGTTCGAATTCAAGCGCGACCgtcgtgcccgtgcccgtgcccatACCCGTACCCGTATCCGGTAGTAGTGCTAGTGCCAACAAAGTGAATCGTCGTTCGCGCCACAGATCCTTGAGCAAAGACAACCAAAACctaaaccaaaaccaaaaccaacaacagaCCACAAGCAGCATTTGCAATAGCAACAATCataacagcaacagcaacggcaacaacgGTTGCAACAACGGCGGCACAACGGCAACCGCTGCTGGCTTCATGAGTAGCGCTGCTGCGGCCGCTGCGGGTGCCGCTGGTGGAGCCCTGTTCCAACCCCAACCGCAGGCCAGCACGGCCAACACGAGCCCCACGCTCAGTCTCAATCCCTCGAGCCACCAGACCGCCGCAGTCGGCGGGGGCCAACAGTCGCCGGTAGCCAGCAGTAATTCGCCCGGTTCCGGATCCGTGTCGGGCTCGGGCTCCGGCTCCGCCTCGTCACTGCTGACGGCTGCCTTCGGCAACCTGTTCGGTGGCTCATCGGCCAAGATGCTGAACGAGCTCTTCGGACGACAGATGAAACAGGCCCAGGACGCCACCAGCGGCCTGCCCCAGAGCCTGGACAACGCGATGCTGGCGGCCGCCATGGAGACGGCCACCAGTGCAGAGCTCCTGAGCGCCGCTGGCCTGGTCGGCAGCCACCTGAATGCCACCTCCAATGCCACATcaaagctgctgctgcacaacaacaacagcctgCCGGGGAGCAACAGCACGCCGCTGAGCAACGGCCTGAATGCCTCGATCTCGCCGGGATCGGCCCACAGTTCGAGCCACTCGCACCATGCCAACTCCTCGCCGAAGGGCGGCAGCAGTCGTCGGGTGTCGGCCTGCAGCGATCGCTCCCTGGATGGGGCGGCCTCCGCGGCAGCCTCTGCCGCCGATGTGGCAGGGGGATCTCCGCCGCGGGCGGCCTCGGTGAGTTCGCTCAACGGCGGCGCCAGCAGCGGCGatcagcagctgcagcacgACCTGGTGGCCCATCACATGCTGCGCAACATTCTGCAGGGCAAGAAGGAGCTCATGCAGCTCGACCAGGAGCTGCGCACCgccatgcagcagcagcagatgcagcagcaggagaaggagcagcagcagcagcagctccactCGAAGctcaacaacaacaccaacgccagcaacaacaataaccacaacaacaacaacaacagtgtGGCAGCcacgaacaacaacaacaacatggAGAGCATCAACCTGATCGAGGACACGGAGATGGCGGACATCAAGATCAAGAGCGAGCCCCAGACAGTGCCCCAGCCGCAGCAGTCGCCGCacggcagcagccacagcagtcgcagcggcagcggcagtggcagccacagcagcagccacagcctgGCCAGCGACGGGAGCCTGCGCCGCAAgtcctcggactcgatggacaGTTCGGGGGCCCGCGAGGAGGCGGACGGCGATGGTGAGGACGAGACGGCGGTCAGGGCGAGCAGCGCCGTggacgagcagcagcagcagcagcagcagctggccacCAAGAAGGAGTCCGTCGAGGACATGCTCGACGAGGCGGAGCTGCTGGGCATGCACTCGACACGCGGCTCCGATCTGGAGTCGCTGGCCTCGCCCTCGCACTCGGATATGATGCTGCTGGACAACAGCAAGGACGATGTGctggacgacgacgaggacgacgACTGTGTGGAGCAGAAGCGCGACCAGGGCTGCCTCAAGAAGCCCGGCATGGAGCTGAAGCGGGCGCGCGTGGAGAACATTGTGTCGGGCATGCGGTGCAGCCCCTCCTCGATCGTCCAGGCGGGCCAGCTGCAGGTGAACGGCTGCAAGAAGCGGAAGCTCtaccagccgcagcagcacGCCATGGAGCGCTATGTGGCAGCCGCCGCGGGCCTCAACTTCGGCCTCAATCTGCAGAGCATGATGCTCGACCAGGACGACAGCGAGCAGTCGAACGAGCTGGAGTCGCCGCAGATCCAGCAGAAGCGCGTCGAGAAGAACGCCCTCAAGTCGCAGCTGCGCTCGATGCAGGAGCAGCTGGCCGAGATGCAGCAGAAGTACGTGCAGCTGTGCACCCGCATGGAGCAGGAGTCCGAGTGCCAGGAGCTGGACAACGACCAGGACCCCGATCCCGAGCAGGACCTGGACCCCgaacaggagcaggagcaggagccagAGCAGGACAACGGCAGCAGCGACAACATTGAGCTGTCGCCCTCCCCCACGCTCACGGGCGGCGACATCAGTCCCGCCCACAAGGAGGAGGCCGGCGGCCAGGAGCGGCCGGGCTCCAGCTCCCCGAAGCCCAAGACGGCGCTGAGCGAGAGCGGGGCCCCCAACAGCACCAACATGCTCTCCCAGATGATGTCCAAGATGATGTCAAGCAAGCTGCACAACCCCCTGGTGGGGCATCCGGCCCTGCCGCAGGGCTTCCCCCCGCTGCTGCAGCACATGGGCGACATGTCGCATGCGGCGGCCATGTACCAGCAGTTCTTCTTCGAGCAGGAGGCACGCATGGCCAAGGAGGCGGccgagcagcaacagcagcagcaacagcaacagcaacagcagcaccagcagcagcagcaggagcagcagcgacGCTtcgagcaggagcagcaggagcaacGCCGCAAGGAGGTGcaagagcaacagcagcagatccagcgccagcagcagcatctgcagcagctgcagcaacagcaaatggagcagcagcagcagcagcagcaacatgtGGCCACGGCGCCGAGACCCCCACAAATGCACCACCCGGCGCCGGCAAGACTGCCTACACGACTGGGcggagccgccgccgcccacAGCGCCCTGAAGTCCGAGTTGTCGGAGAAATTCCAGATGCtgcgcaacagcaacaacagctcgATGATGCGCATGTCCGGCACGGACCTCGAGGGGCTGGCGGACGTCCTGAAGTCGGAGATAACCACCTCGCTGTCGGCACTGGTGGACACGATCGTGACGCGGTTCGTCCACCAGCGGAGGCTGTTCAGCAAGCAGGCGGACTCGGTGACAGCCGCCGCCGAGCAGCTCAACAAGGACCTGCTGCTGGCATCGCAGATACTCGACCGCAAGTCGCCGCGCACCAAAGTGGCGGACAGAGGAGGACCCGGAGCCCAGAACGGCCCCACGCCGACCACACAATCAG CGGCTGCCATGTTCCAGGCGCCCAAGACGCCGCAGGGCATGAATCCGGTGGCCGCCGCCGCGCTCTACAACTCGATGACCGGACCCTTCTGCCTGCCACccgatcagcagcagcaacagcagcagcaggccgcCCAGCAggcgcaacagcagcaacagagcgtccaacagcagcagcagcagagcgcccagcagacgcagcagcagctggagcagAACGAGGCCCTGAGTCTGGTGGTGACGCCCAAGAAGAAGCGCCACAAGGTGACCGACACGCGCATCACCCCGCGCACCGTCAGCCGGATCCTGGCCCAGGACGGCGTCGTCCCGCCCAACCCCAACGGACAACAGAACGCCACTCccctgcaacagcaacagcagcagcagcaacagcagtcgAACGGAGGAGGCAACAGCAATGCCACGCCCGCCCAGAGCCCCACGGGCAGGAGTCAGAgcgtgggaggaggaggcggaggaggtGGAGCAGGAGCGTACCATCCGCAGCCGccgccaccaccgccgcccATGATGCCAGTGTCCTTGCCCACATCGGTGGCCATTCCCAATCCCTCGCTGCACGAGTCCAAGGTCTTCTCGCCCTACAGTCCCTTCTTCAATCCGCACGCGGGCGGGCAGCCGACAGCCGCCCAGATgcaccagcaccaccaccagcaccagcaccagatGCAGCTCTCCTCGAGTCCGCCCGGCAGCCTGGGGGCGCTGATGGACTCGCGCGACTCCCCGCCGCTGCCCCATCCGCCGTCGATGCTGCATCCCGCCCTCCTAGCCGCCGCCCACCACGGCGGATCGCCCGACTACAAGACCTGCCTGCGGGCCGTCATGGACGCCCAGGATCGCCAGTCCGAGTGCAACTCGGCGGACATGTCCTTCGACGGCATGCAGCCTACT TCTTCTACATTGACACCGATGCACCTGCGCAAGGCCAAACTGATGTTCTTCTGGGTCCGCTATCCGAGCTCCGCGGTCCTCAAGATGTACTTCCCGGACATCAAGTtcaacaagaacaacacaGCACAATTGGTGAAATGGTTCTCGAATTTCCG AGAATTCTACTACATACAAATGGAGAAATATGCACGACAAGCTGTCACCGAAGGCATCAAGACACCCGATGATCTGTTGATTGCTGGAGATAGTGAATTGTATCGCGTGCTCAATTTGCACTACAATCGCAATAATCACATTGAG GTACCCCAAAACTTTCGCTTCGTCGTTGAACAGACACTGCGGGAGTTTTTCCGTGCAATACAGGGTGGCAAAGACACCGAACAGTCGTGGAAGAAGTCCATATACAAGATCATCTCGCGCATGGACGATCCCGTGCCCGAGTACTTCAAGTCGCCCAATTTTTTAGAGCAGCTGGAATAA